In the Nocardioides panaciterrulae genome, CCTCCTACGCCCTGCAGCAGGTGGTCCAGCACGGCACCGGCACCGCCGCGCTGGCCCTGGGCCGGCCGGCCGCCGGCAAGACCGGCACCGCGACCAACGCCAAGGACCAGGTCTCCTCGGCGTGGTTCGTCGGCTACACCCCGCAGCTGGCGACCGCGGTGATGTACGTCCGCGGCCAGGGCAACGACCAGCTGGACGGCTGGCTGCCGTCGTACTTCGGCGCCGACTACCCGGCCCGGACCTGGACCGCGGTGATGCAGAAGGACATGGAGGGCGTCCCCGTGGCGAGCTTCCCGCCGCCGGCCAACGTCTCCGGCACGCCTCCGCAGACCGGGCACGCGCCGTACACGCCACCGCCGTCGCCGACGCCGACGCACACGACCCAGCCGTCGCGGACGCCCACCCCCACGCCGAGCCGGACCCCGAGCCCGACGCCGACGCCCACCGCGCCGCCCTCGACCCCGCAGCCCTCGCCGACTGACACCTGCGGCCCGCTGGGCTGCGCGCCCAGCTCCTCCCCGTCGTCGTCCCCGTCGTCGTCGCCGTCCTCGACGCCGACGAGCAGCGCCCCGCCCACTCCGAAGCACACCAAGACCCCGGGGCCGCCCGGGGCTGCGGCGCCGGACACCCGCAGGTACGCCTCGAGGTGACGACCGCGGGCCACGGGGGCCGGGTCCACCCGACCCGGGACGACCCGGTCGTCGCCGCCCTCAGCGAGGTGGTCGGCGGGCCGGCGGGCACCCGGGCCGGCCGGCACCGGTGGTGGACGCCGGTCCGGGTGGTGCTGGCGCTCGCGGCGGTCTGCCTGGCGCTCGGGATGGTCCAGAAGAGCAGCTGCTACGCCGACTCCTGGCAGGACGGCCAGGCCCGCTACGCGCACATGTGCTACTCCGACCTGCCCTACCTCTACACCGGGCGCGGGTTCGTCGAGCTGAACTGGCCCTACACCGGTGACCCGCAGGTGCGGGCCCGCTACGAGACCATGGAGTACCCCGTGGGCATCTCGTACTGGGCGTGGGGGACCGCCTGGGTGACCCACTGGCTCAGCGGGTCACCCGACCTCGAGCCGCGCTACGGCCGCAGCGTGCAGTACCTGGACTCCCAGCCGCGGATCATCGCCGAGTCCCGGCTGTTCGTGGTGGTCAACGCCGTCGGACTCGCCGCCGCGGGCATCCTCGCGGCCTGGTTCCTCGCCCGGGTGGACCGCCGCCGGCCGTGGGACGCCGCGGTCTACGCGCTCTCGCCGGCGCTGGCGCTCACCGCGCTGGTCAACTGGGACCTGCTCGCGGTCGCGCTGACCGCCGGCGCGCTGTGGGCCTGGTCCCGGGACCGTCCGGTGCTGACCGGCGTGCTGATCGGCCTCGGGACCGCCACGAAGCTCTACCCGCTGTTCCTGCTGGGCGGGCTGGTGGTGATCTGCGTACGGCGGGGCCGGTGGCGGACCCTCGCCGTCGCCACGCTGGCGGCGGCCGGCGCCTGGCTGCTGGCGAACCTGCCGGCGATGCTGTCCGGGCTGGACCAGTGGAAGGTCTTCTGGACCTTCAACTCCCGGCGCGGCGCCGACCTCGGCTCGGTCTGGCTGGTGATCAGCCAGGCCAGCGGTGCGACGATCTCCCCGCACACGATCAACGTGGTGTCCTGGCTGTTCTTCGGCCTGTGGTGCCTCGGCGTCCTCGTCGTCGGCCTGCTGGCGCCGGCCACCCCGCGGCTCGCGCAGCTGGGGTTCCTGATCGTCGCCGGGTTCCTGCTGGTCAACAAGGTCTACTCGCCGCAGTACGTGCTGTGGCTGCTCCCGCTCGCGGCGCTGGCCCGCCCCCGCTGGCGCGACCAGATCGTGTGGCAGAGCGGGGAGGTCCTCTACTTCGCCGCGGTGTGGTGGTACCTCGGGAAGTACCTCGAGCCCGCCGCGGGTGGGGACTCCGGCTTCTACTGGGTCGCGATCGGCCTGCGGATGGCCGCCGAGCTCTACCTCGTCGCGTTCGTGCTGCGCGACGTCCTGGTCCCCGAGAAGGACCCGGCCCGCCCCCCGGGCTGGTCGCGGCCGCCGCGCGGCCAGGCCTCGCTGGCCCTCAGCTGACCACGACCCGGTCGAAGGCGGTCGTGGTGAACCGCACCCGCACGTCGATCCGGTCGCCGACCTCCGGGACCCGGGAGCCGTGCGGGAGGAACAGCATCGAGGCCTGCATGTGCGGCGGCTCGGCGAACAGCCGCTGCTTGCCGTCGATCGAGAACGGGGAGCGCACGAAGCCCACCGCGTCGAGGCCGCCGCGGGCCAGGGTGGCGGCGCGGGCCTTCAGCGAGGTGTCCCCCGTGGGCGCCTCCAGGCCGATGCCGTGAGCGGTGCCGCCGCTGACGACGAGGATGTGGCCGGCCTTCGGGGCGGTGTGGGTCCGGTAGCCGAACACGTCGCCGCGCTCGACGGTGTGCACGTCGAGGACCGTCGCGGTCGCCCGCAGCGCGCCGCGGTCGCCGAGCCACAGCTGGGTGCCGATCCGCGGGCGGACCGTGAAGTCGGGGTACGCCGCGCGCAGCTGCGCCAGCTCCTCCGTGGTCAGGTGGCTGACCCAGACGGTCGTGGCCCCCGGGCCGGGCGGGAGCTCGGCGCCGACCACGTCGTTGAGCAGCCGGTGCACCTCGGAGAGGTGCGAGCCCTGGGCCAGCGGCAGGTGCAGCGCGACGCCCTCGAACCGGGCCCGGGGGTGCCGGTCGGTGAGCAGGGCGGCCGCGGCCCACAGCTCCCGGGCGGCCAGGCCGTGGCGCAGCATGCTGGTGACGTGCTCGAGCACGAACCGGGCGCCGGGGTCCCGGGCCAGCAGCTCCTCGAGGTCCGGCAGCCGGCTGACCGTGTGCACGAGTCGCGGGGAGAGCCGCGGGTCGACCTCGAGGGCCGCGCCGAAGGGCCGCCACGGGGTCAGCACCAGCAGGTCGCCGCCGAACCGGTCGGCCACCTGCGGGAGCTCGTCGTAGGTCCCGACCGCGAGGGTGTCGCCGCCGAGCCCCTGGTCGGCGAGCCACTGGGTGCGACGGGCCAGCCGGCCGATCGTGAAGCCGTAGCCGTTGCCCTTGGCGACCGGCACCAGCCCGGGGTTGGCCTCGGCCACGCTGCGCAGGTGGCCGCGCCAGCGCTCGCCGTCGACGGTGAGGACCAGGCTCATCGGGGGCTCACCGCCGCCTCATGTAGAGGTCGAACGCGGCGTAGAGCGGCCGGGAGACGGGCAGGTCCCACTCCCCGGCGTACTCCACCGCCTCGCCACCGGTGCCGACCTTGAACTGGATCAGCCCCACGTGGGAGTCCTCCGGGTCCAGGGTGTCGGTGATGCCGCGCAGGTCGTAGACGTCGGCGCCGGCGGCCAGCGCGTCCCGGATCATCGCCCACTGCACCGCGTTGGAGCCGCGCACGTCGCGCTTCTCGGTGGAGGAGGCGCCGTAGGAGTACCACGCGTGGCCGCCGACCCGGACCGCGATCGTGGCCGCGACCAGCTCGCCCTCGTGACGGGCGAGGTAGAGCCGGATCCGGTCGGGCTCCTCGGCGGCGAGCGCCTCGACCATGGTGCGGAAGTAGCCCAGCGGGCGCGGGGTGAAGTGGTCGCGCCCGGCGGTGTGCACGTAGAGCTCATGGAACGCCGGCAGCGCGGCCAGCGCCTCCTCGCGGCCCTCGGACCCGGTGACCTCGACGCCGGCCTTGTCGGCCTTGCGGATGTTGCGCCGCCACTGCTGGTTCATGCCGGCGAGGACGTCGTCCTCGGTGCGCGGCCGGCCCTCGGCGTCGCGCAGCGGGATCTGGAAGTTGTACTGCGGCTGGCCGGCGGCGAACCCGCCCTCGGCGGCCTGGCGCCGCCAGCCGAGCTCGTCGAGCTGGGAGAGCACCCGGGCGCCGGTGTGGTCTCGCTCGGAGGGCGCGAGGTCGCCGAGCCGGCGCACCCCCTCGTCGGCGATGCCCTCCTTGACCTGGGCCGCGCTCCACCGGCGGGTGACCACGGGCGGGCCCATCCGGACGCCGAAGGCGCCGCGCCCCTTCAGGTGGGCGGTCATCGGGGCGAGCCAGGCGGCCAGGTCGTCGTCGGCCCAGTCGATCACCGGGCCCTCGGGGAGGTAGGCCAGGTAGCGCTTGAGCCGGGGCAGCTGGCGGTAGAGCACCAGCCCGGCCCCGACCAGCTCCCCGCCGCGGAACCAGCCCAGCGACTCGCGGCGCCACTCCGACTTCACCCGGCCCCAGGCGGGGGTCTGCAGGAAGCTCGCGGACCGGCGGCTGCGCAGGAAGTCGAGGTGCTCCTCGGGGGACACCTCGCGCACGGTCAGGGGGCCGGGGGGGTGCGGGGAGGTCACCCGGCGAGGCTACCGGGCCCTCAGAGCCGCTCGCGCAGCCAGGCGAAGTCGGCCCGGTGCTCCTCGGCGCCGCCGGGAGTCTCGCAGACCACGGGGGCGCCGGCGTCGCGCACCACCGCGGCGAGCAGGTCCGGGTCGATCCGGCCGGCGCCGAAGTTGGCGTGCCGGTCGGCGCCGGAGTCGAAGTCGTCGCGGCTGTCGTTGCAGTGCACCAGGTCGATGCGGCCGGTGATCCGGCGTACGTCGTCCACCACGGTCTCCAGCGCGTTGCCGCCCGCGTGGGCGTGGCAGGTGTCGAGGCAGAAGCCGACCAGGTCGGCCTGCTCGCAGCCGGAGATCGCCGCCCACACGCCCTCGAGCCGCTCGAGGTGCCGGGTCATCGCGTTCTCGCCGCCCGCGGTGTTCTCGATCAGCAGCGGCAGCTTCAGGTCGGTCGCCTCGATCGCCTTGCGCCAGTTGTCGAAGCCCTTGGCCGGGTCGTCGGCCTTGTTGACGTGGCCGCCGTGCACGATCAGCCCCTTGGCCCCGATCGCCGCCGCCGCGTCCACGTGCTGCTGGAGCAGCTTGCGGCTCGGGATCCGGATCCGGTTGTTGGTGGTGGCGACGTTGACGATGTACGGCGCGTGCACGTAGAGGTCGATCCCCGCCGCCTCGGCGTCCGCCCGCAACTCCTCCGCGCCCCCGGCGTACGCGAACTCGGGGCCCTGGTAGCCCTGCGGGTCGCCGAGGAAGAACTGCACCAGCGGCGCCTGCCGGGCCTTCGCCTCCGCGATCGGGTCGGCCTGGTCGACGTGGGCTCCGATGCTGATGGTCATGGGGGTCATCCTAGGAAGGAGCCGGCTGCGGGAATCCCGGCGTGCTCGCGGGTCCCGGGTGCGTGCGGGAATCCCCGGCCAGCCGGGGACTCCCGCGGTTGATGGGCGTTGCAACGGCCCCCAAGCGAGAGAACGCCCTGACAACCCGCGGGGCCGTCGACCCTCCACCGCTGACCCCGGTGGCGGAGGAATTCGGCGGGGTGCCTGCGCGCTGCTAGCCTGTGCTGTCCCTGTCTCCGCCCGCCGAACGGTGCGGCTGACCGGGACGACCCGGTTCCGTCGGCCGACCTGGCCACCACGGAGCCGGACGCAATGCCCTCCTGCCACGGAGAGTCCGTGGCCGCCTGAGTCCAGAGGAGGTGGAGACCGCTTTGCGTGCATATGAAGTGATGGTCATCCTCGATCCCAGCATCGAAGAGCGCACCGTCGAGAACTCGCTCGGCAAGTACCTCGACGTGATCCGCAAGGACGGTGGCACCGTCGAGTCCGTCGACGTGTGGGGCCGCCGTCGCCTCGCCTACGAGGTGAAGAAGAACGCCGAGGGCGTCTACGCCGTCGTCAACCTGAACGCCGAGCCGGCCACGGTCAAGGAGTTCGACCGCCAGCTCGGGCTCAACGAGACCATCCTCCGCACCAAGGTGATGCGCGCCGCCGCTCACTGAGCGACGGTGAACGGCCGGTCGCCCCGCGACCGGCCGCACCACCTGTGGAGGAGTGCCTCCGCCTGTCGGCGCCACCGGCGACGATGGGCGCGAACACACCGAACCCAACGAGCAGGAGACCCGCATGGCAGGCGAGACCGTCATCACGGTGGTCGGCAACCTCGTCGACGACCCGGAGCTGCGCTTCACCCCCTCGGGTGCGGCCGTGGCGAACTTCCGGATCGCGTCGACGCCGCGCACCTTCGACCGGCAGGCCAACGAGTGGAAGGACGGCGACGCGCTGTTCCTCTCCTGCTCGGTGTGGCGCCAGGCCGCGGAGAACGTCGCGGAGTCGCTGCAGCGCGGCATGCGTGTCGTCGTGCAGGGTCGCCTGAAGTCCCGCACCTACGAGACCCGCGAGGGCGAGAAGCGCACCGTCTTCGAGATCGAGGTCGAGGAGGTCGGTCCGTCGCTGAAGTACGCCACCGCCAAGGTCACCCGCACCACCCGTCAGGGTGGCCAGGGCGGTCCTGGCGGCGGCCAGGGCGGCGGTCAGGGCGGCGGCTGGGGTGGCGGCCAGGCCTCGGGCCAGGGCGGCGCCCCGCAGGGCGACGACCCGTGGGCCACCCCGGCTCCCCAGTCCGGGGGCCAGGGCGGCGGAGGCGGGTGGGGCGCTCCGGCGTCCGCGCCGGCCGGCGACCCGTGGGGCGCCCCCGGTGTGGGCTCGGACGAGCCTCCGTTCTGACCCACCCCGTTGCCGAGCTCGCGAGGCAACCGATCAGGTGGGCAGGTCGAGTAGCGCCACGGCCGAGTCTGCGAGGCCGTGACGCGCGTATCGAGATCCAGCAGCACGAAAAGACCGAACACCCTCAACCATTCCGGCTCCAGCCGGGCTTCTAGAAAGGAAGCACCACAATGGCCAAGGCAGTGATTCGCAAGCCCAAGAAGAAGGTTTGCCAGTTCTGCAAGGAGAAGGCGACCGGTGTCGACTACAAGGACACCGCGCTGCTCCGCAAGTTCATCTCCGACCGCGGCAAGATCCGCGCTCGTCGCGTGACCGGCAACTGCGTCCAGCACCAGCGGGACGTGGCGATCGCGGTCAAGAACGCCCGCGAGCTCGCCCTGCTGCCCTACACGTCCACCGGTCGCTGAGAGGAGCCAGGAGATGATGAAGCTGATCCTGACCCAGGAGGTCACCGGCCTCGGTGCCCCGGGCGACGTGGTCGAGGTCAAGAACGGGTACGCCCGCAACTACCTCGTCCCGCGGGGCCTCGGCATCCGCTGGACCCGTGGCGCGGAGAAGACCGTCGAGTCGATCAAGACCGCGCGCAACGCGCGTGCGGTGCGCGACCACGACCACGCCGAGCAGATCAAGGCCAAGCTCGAGGCCCAGACGGTCAACGTGCAGGTCCGGTCCGGTGCGGGCGGCCGCCTCTTCGGCGCCGTCACCGTCGCCGAGATCGCCGGCGCGCTGGCCGAGGCCTCCGGTGAGCAGGTCGACAAGCGCACGATCGTGGTCACCAACCCGATCAAGTCGCTCGGCGCCCACCAGGTGGCGGTCAAGCTCCACGACGAGGTCTCCGCCTCGGTGGCGCTCAACGTCGTCCCGGCCTGAGCGCGGCCGGCACAGCAGCCTCACGCGGCAGGGGCCGTTCCTCCTTCGGGAGGGGCGGCCCCTGTCGCCTGCTCGGAGGCGGACCGGGCCCACGGTCGCGCCGCGTAGCTGAACAGCAACCAGATCACCAGCACGAGCACACCCGTCGCCAGCAACAAGGTGGGCACCAGCAGCGCCCGCTGCCCGGCGCCGTAGACGGCCAGCGGCGCCACCGCGGCGACGACGGTCAGCGTCGAGGCGGTGCGCAGCCAGGCGGCCGCGGCCCGGTCCTCCTGCTCCGTGGCCGCCCGGGCCAGGCCCGCGGTGAGGGCGGCGACGAAGGCCAGCTGGGGCAGCGTGGCCGCCCACAGCAACGACTCGTCGGCGTCCTCGAGGGCGGCGACGACGGCCGGGAACCACAGCGGCACGCTGAGCAGCCCGGCCAGCCCGGCCAGCACGGCGAGCGCCCGGACGGTGCCGGCCCGGGCCGGGCGGCGGGGCAGCAGCCGGACGCCGGCGAGGACCAGCACCCAGCCGGCCGGGTCGGCCAGGACGTCGTACCCGTGGACCCTCGCCGCCAGCGCGATGATGACCAGCCCCATCGCGACGGACTGCAGCGGCCTCATGGGCGAGAACCTACGACGGGTCGGGGGCGGCCCGTCGGACGGGTGGCGCCCCGGTGACCAGCCAGGCGTCACCGCGGGCCCGACGGAGCAGCACGACGAGCCGGGCGCCCATGAACAGCCCGGCGAAGCAGGCCCAGACCGCGACCAGTCCCAGTGACCCGGCGGCGACCAGCAGCACGACGGGGGCGTACACCACGAGGGTGACCAGGCCGCCGCGAGCCAGGTAGCTGCCGTCCCCGGCGCCGATGAGCACGCCGTCGAGCACGAAGACCACGCCGGCGACGGGCTGGCCGAGGGCGGCGACGAGCAGGACCGGCACCAGCGCCCGGTGCACCGCCTGGTCGCCGGTGAACAGCGGGCCCAGCAGCGGGCTGACGGCCGCGAGCAGCAGCCCGGTCACGACGCCGCAGGCCGCCCCCCACTTGACCATGCGCCGGGTCAGGGCGCGGGTGCCCTCGACGTCGCCGGCCCCCAGCGCGCGGCCCGTGACGGCCTGGGCGGCGATCGCCAGCGCGTCCAGGGCGAAGGCCAGGAAGCTCCAGACGGTGGAGGCGAGCTGGTGGGTGGCCAGGTCCACCTCCTGGCCGCGGGCGGAGGTGGCGCCGAGGGTCACGGCGTACGTCGTGACCAGCAGCGCGGCCCGCAACGTGAGGGTGCGCACCACCAGCGCGGCGCCGGCGTGGGCGGCGGCCCGGATGCCGGCCCGGTCCGGGCGCAGCGGGGCCCCGTGCCGGCGGGCGGCGCGCACCACGACCGCGGTCAGCACCACGGCACTGGCGACCTGGGCCAGGACCGAGCCGAGCGCCGACCCGGCGATGCCCAGGCCGGCGACCGGACCGAGCCCGTAGACCAGCAGCAGGTTGAGGGCCACGTTGAGCACGTTCGCGCCGACGGCGACGGCCAGCGGGGTCCGGGTGTCCTGCAGGCCGCGCAGCACGCCGGTGGCGGCGAGCATGACCAGCAGCGGGGTGGTGCCGAGGAAGGCCAGGCGGAGGTACGTCGTGGCCGGGCCGGCGACCGCGGCGCTGGTGCCGAACAGCGCGACCAGGGGGCCGGTCAGGGCGACGCCGGCCACGGTGGTGAGCAGGCCGATGAGGACCGCCAGCCAGAGCCCGTCGATGCCCTGGGCCAGCGCGCCGGCCCGGTCGCCCGCGCCCAGCTGCCGGGCGACCGAGGAGGTGGTGCCGTAGGCGAGGAACACGCACAGGCCGACGGCGGTCTGCAGGACCACTCCGGCGAGCCCGAGACCGGCGAGCGGTGCGGTGCCGAGGTGCCCGACGATCGCGGCGTCGGCCATGAGGAAGAGCGGTTCGGCCACGAGCGCCAGGAAGGCCGGGACGGCCAGCCGGACGATCTCCCGGTCCGATCCGCTGCGCACCGCCCGAGCCTAGTCACGGTAAGGACCAGAGCGAGACATGTCCACGACAATGACTAGTCGTCAGGCCTGTGGGAAATGACCCCGAACCTGTGGATTTCGGGACGAAGGTCCTTTTGTCGACATCCGGTACGACGGGCCGGGCCGGGTCCGCGCGCCTCGGCCGGACCCACAGCCGAAGTATTTCTTGTGCACACGTGTGGAGTCGCATTACCGCAGGTCAGAGGGGTGGAGCGGGTGAGATCTGGCGCTTTGTCCACAGGTTCCTCCCCAGGGGGTGCACAACATCCCGCGTGTCGTCCACGGGCATACCCCGGTTATCCACAGGGCCTGTGGACGACGGGCTTTCGTCGAGGGCGTCCGCCGACGTACGGTCCAGCGGTCGTCGGTGGACCAGTCCCCGGTTGTCGGCGGCCGCCTCTAGCCTCGTCCCGTCCGGGGCGCGGGCCCGGGCGGACGGTTGCGGGACGGTCAGGAAGGCGCAGGAGTGAGCATCGCGGAGCAGGACTCGCCAGGCCACGGGCCGGGGGGCCAGGACTGGTCCGTCGGCATGATCGAGCCGCTGGAGGAGTGGGGCGACGGCCCGGCGCCGTACGCGCCCGGCGAGCGGCCCACCCGGCCCGGCGACCGCACCCCGCCGCAGGACATGGCCGCCGAGCAGTCGGTGCTCGGGTCGATGCTGCTGTCGAAGGACGCGATCGCCGACGTGGCCGAGGTGCTGCGCGGCGCCGACTTCTACCGGCCCTCCCACGAGACCATCCACGACGCGGTGATCGACCTCTACGGCCGCGGCGAGCCGGTGGACATGGTCACGGTGGCCGCCGAGCTGCAGCGCCGCGGCGAGCTGCAGCGCATCGGGGGCGCGCCGTACCTCCACACGCTCTCGGCCAACGTGCCGATCGCCGCGAACGCCGGCTACTACGCCGAGATCGTGCGCGAGAAGGCGATCCTGCGCCGGCTGGTCGACGCCGGCACCAAGATCGTCCAGATCGGCTATGCCGGCGAGGGCCAGATCGACGACGTGGTGGACCAGGCGCAGGCCGAGGTCTACAAGATCGCCGACAAACGCTCGGGCGAGGACTACGTCCCGCTCTCCGACATCATGGACGGGGTCCTCGACGAGATCGAGGCGATCTCCAACCGGGAGGCCGGGCTGTACGGCGTGCCCACGGGCTTCGCCGACCTCGACGACCTCACCAACGGCCTGCACGCCGGCCAGATGATCATCGTCGCCGCGCGCCCCGCGATGGGCAAGGCGCTGGCGCTCGACACCCCGCTGCCGACGCCCTCGGGCTGGACGACCATGGGCGAGGTCCAGGTGGGCGCCCTCCTCTACGACGCCGAGGGCCGGCCGACCCGGGTGGTCGCGGCGACCGAGGTGCTCCACGATCGTCCGTGCTACGAGGTCGAGTTCTCCGACGGCTCGATGATCGTGGCCGACGCCCAGCACCAGTGGCTGACCGAGACCGTCGAGGACCGGCGTGTCCGCACGACCGAGCAGCTGGCTGGGTCGGTGGCCGAGCGTCACGTCATCGGAATGCCGGACGGCAGCACCATGAAGGTCGAGTCGGTTCGGCCGACGGCGACCGTCCCCGTGCGCTGCGTCCAGGTGGACAACGAGGAGCACCTCTACCTCGCCGGCCGGTCGATGATCCCGACCCACAACTCGACCCTGGCGCTGGACTTCTGCCGGGCAGCGTCGATCGCCAACAACCTCACGAGCGCGTTCTTCAGCCTGGAGATGACGCGCTCGGAGATCACCATGCGCCTGCTGTCCGCCGAGGCCAAGGTGCCGCTGAACCACATCCGCAACGGCAACATGAACGACGACGACTGGGCCAAGCTGGCCCGCAAGATGGGCGAGGTGTCCTCGGCGCCGATGTTCATCGACGACAGCCCGAACATGACGATGATGGAGATCCGGGCCAAGGCCCGCCGGCTCAAGCAGCGCCACGACCTCAAGCTGATGGTCATCGACTACCTGCAGCTGATGAGCTCGGGCAAGAAGGTCGAGTCCCGCCAGCTGGAGGTCTCGGAGTTCTCCCGCCAGATCAAGCTGCTGGCCAAGGAGCTCGAGATCCCGATCATCGCGCTCTCCCAGCTCAACCGTGGCCCGGAGCAGCGCGGCGACAAGCGCCCGATGATGAGCGACCTGCGCGAGTCGGGGTCGATCGAGCAGGACGCCGACATGGTGGTCCTGCTCCACCGCGACGACGTCTACGAGAAGGAGTCGACCCGCCCCGGCGAGGCCGACCTGATCGTGGCCAAGCACCGCAACGGTCCGACGCGGGACATCACCGTTGCCTTCCAGGGCCACTACTCGCGCTTCGTCGACATGGCGCACTGATATGACGCGACATCTTGATGTCAGTGGTTGCGACACCACGTGTCAGTCCGACGGCGACAGCAAGGTGTCAGTGACGCGACGCGACGTGTCAGTAGCCCTGTGGACAAACGACATGACGTGTCAGTAGTGACATGGCTTGCCGTTTCTCCACAGGGACTGGTCGACAGCGTTTGGCGCGATGCGTGCCTGAACTCACTCGGGGCGACCCTGCGAAGCATCGTTCGTCGGGCTACCGGCAAGGAGTCCTGAGGACGAGCGCGGCAGTTTGTCGGTGTCGGCGAGTAAAGTGGCCACTACATCTAGTAGTTACACCGTCGTAGTTAGTCGGCGTCGCCGCTCGGTGTGCCGGTGAAATAGCAAGTCCCGACGTGGGACGAGCCGACATCGGGACCTGAATACAAGCGGGAACTTGTTCGGGAACCGTAGCACTGGGCCGGGCAGGCGTCCTCAGATGGGGGGCCTGCCCGGCGAGTCACAAACCGGTGGTGGGCTCAGCCGTCTGTTTCGCCAGGAAGCAGAACGATGACCAAACCCAAGAATCACGGCAAGTCATGGACGCCGAGTGACGACAAGTCGCTCAAGCAGTTGGCGTCCCAAAACACCCCGACCAGGGTGATTGGCTTGAAGATGGGGCGCACTCCCGAGGCTGTGCAGTCACACGCCTCTGAACTGGGCGTGAGCCTCAAGCCGACCAACCGGTCGCCCTACGGCAGCAGGAAGAAGTGAGTGCCGCGGGGAACCCCAACCGGGGTGGTCAGCACCGTGTGCGAGCGAAGGTCAGATGTCGTAGTGGGCATGAGCACGACCTGTGCATCCTGGTGGGTCGCGAGGTGCACCCGGACCTGCGGTGTCCGCCGGACCAGGGCGCGGGCTACGGATTCGGCGGCGGCGGTGGCGGGTGTGTTCTGCCAGCAAACCTTGATGCGCTCGCTGAACGGGAGTTGAGGGAGCACTACCAGGAATCGCGGCGGCGCGGCTGGATTGAGATAGCCGCCGCCTAACCCCATCCGGGTGCCCCGGTCGACATCATGACGACCGGGGCCCCTTGCTCGTGTTGCCCCCTCATGTCGCTGCCGGTGCCGCGCTCACGGCGCTTGGAGGAATGCGGCGAGCATGGTGAGCGCATCATCGGTCGCGTCGCTGCTTTCCCAGTCTCCGTACTCGTCGAGGGTTACCCCGGCACGCAGGTAGGCGATGACCCGGTCGGCGGGGAGGCCGGTGGCGAGCCATTCGATGTCCTGGTTCGTGAGGTTGATGACAGTGATTGCCTGTTCCAAGGTGTAGCGGCGGTCGTAGAAGTAGATGGCTTCGGCGGCCTCGAACCCTTGTGCGTGCCATGCGATGGCTTCGTCGAGCGGGATTACGTGGTCGTCGTAGGCAATGGCTTCGGCTGCGACGATGGACGAGCCAGCCGTCCAGGTCGAGCCGTCGGCCCACGCTTCGGCGTCCGCGCGTGGGAAGCAGGCGTCTAAGAGCATCGCGACGATGACTGACCTGTCGGTGGGTGGGAGCCACAGGCTCTGCGTGATGGTGGTCATGCCTTGTTCTCCTGGTTGCATTCGTAGGGGCGTGGCTCTCGGGTGCGAGTCGTGTCCGGCTTGTTCGGGGCGGGTCGTGGCCTTGGTTGTGCGCGGGAGCCCGTGGCGTGGGTGGCAGCGCCGCCTACAGGAACGCTTCGAGCGCTTCGTCGCTGAAGGCTGGCTGCTTGGCCTGGGTGAGGACACCGAGGTTGACCATCCCCCCGAGGGTGAGAAGCCGTTGGCGGGCGGACCGGTTCACGGTGACCTCCTGCCGGGAGAGGATTTGGTGGGCAGCCCGGTAGTGGTTGTAGTTCAGGCCGCGCTCGTAGACCTTGCGGTTGGTGAGCGCCTTGTGGGCGTCTAGGTGGTCGTTGACGGGCGTGACGAACAGTTCGCCGTGGCTGGTGTTGACCGCCAGC is a window encoding:
- a CDS encoding glycosyltransferase 87 family protein translates to MTTAGHGGRVHPTRDDPVVAALSEVVGGPAGTRAGRHRWWTPVRVVLALAAVCLALGMVQKSSCYADSWQDGQARYAHMCYSDLPYLYTGRGFVELNWPYTGDPQVRARYETMEYPVGISYWAWGTAWVTHWLSGSPDLEPRYGRSVQYLDSQPRIIAESRLFVVVNAVGLAAAGILAAWFLARVDRRRPWDAAVYALSPALALTALVNWDLLAVALTAGALWAWSRDRPVLTGVLIGLGTATKLYPLFLLGGLVVICVRRGRWRTLAVATLAAAGAWLLANLPAMLSGLDQWKVFWTFNSRRGADLGSVWLVISQASGATISPHTINVVSWLFFGLWCLGVLVVGLLAPATPRLAQLGFLIVAGFLLVNKVYSPQYVLWLLPLAALARPRWRDQIVWQSGEVLYFAAVWWYLGKYLEPAAGGDSGFYWVAIGLRMAAELYLVAFVLRDVLVPEKDPARPPGWSRPPRGQASLALS
- a CDS encoding alanine racemase codes for the protein MSLVLTVDGERWRGHLRSVAEANPGLVPVAKGNGYGFTIGRLARRTQWLADQGLGGDTLAVGTYDELPQVADRFGGDLLVLTPWRPFGAALEVDPRLSPRLVHTVSRLPDLEELLARDPGARFVLEHVTSMLRHGLAARELWAAAALLTDRHPRARFEGVALHLPLAQGSHLSEVHRLLNDVVGAELPPGPGATTVWVSHLTTEELAQLRAAYPDFTVRPRIGTQLWLGDRGALRATATVLDVHTVERGDVFGYRTHTAPKAGHILVVSGGTAHGIGLEAPTGDTSLKARAATLARGGLDAVGFVRSPFSIDGKQRLFAEPPHMQASMLFLPHGSRVPEVGDRIDVRVRFTTTAFDRVVVS
- a CDS encoding lipid II:glycine glycyltransferase FemX — protein: MTSPHPPGPLTVREVSPEEHLDFLRSRRSASFLQTPAWGRVKSEWRRESLGWFRGGELVGAGLVLYRQLPRLKRYLAYLPEGPVIDWADDDLAAWLAPMTAHLKGRGAFGVRMGPPVVTRRWSAAQVKEGIADEGVRRLGDLAPSERDHTGARVLSQLDELGWRRQAAEGGFAAGQPQYNFQIPLRDAEGRPRTEDDVLAGMNQQWRRNIRKADKAGVEVTGSEGREEALAALPAFHELYVHTAGRDHFTPRPLGYFRTMVEALAAEEPDRIRLYLARHEGELVAATIAVRVGGHAWYSYGASSTEKRDVRGSNAVQWAMIRDALAAGADVYDLRGITDTLDPEDSHVGLIQFKVGTGGEAVEYAGEWDLPVSRPLYAAFDLYMRRR
- a CDS encoding deoxyribonuclease IV, producing MTISIGAHVDQADPIAEAKARQAPLVQFFLGDPQGYQGPEFAYAGGAEELRADAEAAGIDLYVHAPYIVNVATTNNRIRIPSRKLLQQHVDAAAAIGAKGLIVHGGHVNKADDPAKGFDNWRKAIEATDLKLPLLIENTAGGENAMTRHLERLEGVWAAISGCEQADLVGFCLDTCHAHAGGNALETVVDDVRRITGRIDLVHCNDSRDDFDSGADRHANFGAGRIDPDLLAAVVRDAGAPVVCETPGGAEEHRADFAWLRERL
- the rpsF gene encoding 30S ribosomal protein S6; translation: MRAYEVMVILDPSIEERTVENSLGKYLDVIRKDGGTVESVDVWGRRRLAYEVKKNAEGVYAVVNLNAEPATVKEFDRQLGLNETILRTKVMRAAAH
- a CDS encoding single-stranded DNA-binding protein; amino-acid sequence: MAGETVITVVGNLVDDPELRFTPSGAAVANFRIASTPRTFDRQANEWKDGDALFLSCSVWRQAAENVAESLQRGMRVVVQGRLKSRTYETREGEKRTVFEIEVEEVGPSLKYATAKVTRTTRQGGQGGPGGGQGGGQGGGWGGGQASGQGGAPQGDDPWATPAPQSGGQGGGGGWGAPASAPAGDPWGAPGVGSDEPPF
- the rpsR gene encoding 30S ribosomal protein S18, producing MAKAVIRKPKKKVCQFCKEKATGVDYKDTALLRKFISDRGKIRARRVTGNCVQHQRDVAIAVKNARELALLPYTSTGR
- the rplI gene encoding 50S ribosomal protein L9, which gives rise to MKLILTQEVTGLGAPGDVVEVKNGYARNYLVPRGLGIRWTRGAEKTVESIKTARNARAVRDHDHAEQIKAKLEAQTVNVQVRSGAGGRLFGAVTVAEIAGALAEASGEQVDKRTIVVTNPIKSLGAHQVAVKLHDEVSASVALNVVPA